Proteins from a genomic interval of Actinoalloteichus hymeniacidonis:
- the tyrS gene encoding tyrosine--tRNA ligase: MSEHIIDELTWRGLIAQSTDSAALRRALDDAPLTLYSGFDPTGPSLHAGHLVPLLTLRRFQLAGHRPIVLSGGATGMIGDPRDVGERTLNSVDTVSDWVVRLRGQLERFVDFDDPVTGALTENNLNWTGEMTVLEFLRDVGKHFPVNTLLSRETVKRRLEGDGISYTEFSYLLLQSNDYLELFRRHGCTLQIGGSDQWGNIVGGVDLIRRVASASAHAMTLPLVTDTEGRKFGKSTGGGSVWLDPTMTSPYAWYQYFLNTSDAQVGQYLRLFTFLSREEIEELEQITAEKPALRQGQRRLAEELTTLVHGAEETRRVTAASSALFGRGELRDLDEGTLSAAMAELPGAERKLADDLTIVELLVASGIVASKGAARRTVSEGGAYVNNVRITDEQWIPTGADLLPGGWLVVRRGKRHMAGVRAIS; encoded by the coding sequence GTGAGCGAGCACATCATCGACGAGTTGACCTGGCGCGGTCTGATCGCGCAATCCACCGACTCCGCCGCCCTGCGGCGAGCTCTCGACGACGCGCCCCTCACCCTCTATTCGGGTTTCGACCCGACCGGACCGAGTCTGCACGCGGGCCATCTGGTGCCGCTGCTGACGTTGCGCCGATTCCAGCTGGCCGGGCACCGGCCGATCGTGCTGTCCGGTGGAGCGACCGGCATGATCGGTGATCCGCGTGATGTCGGCGAGCGGACGTTGAACAGCGTGGACACCGTCTCCGATTGGGTGGTGCGGCTGCGCGGTCAACTGGAACGTTTCGTCGACTTCGACGACCCGGTGACCGGCGCCCTGACCGAGAACAACCTGAACTGGACCGGCGAGATGACGGTCCTCGAGTTCCTCCGCGACGTCGGAAAGCACTTCCCGGTGAACACCCTGCTCTCCAGGGAGACGGTGAAGCGACGGTTGGAGGGCGATGGCATCTCCTACACGGAGTTCAGCTACCTCCTCCTGCAGTCCAACGACTACCTGGAGTTGTTCCGCAGGCATGGCTGCACGCTGCAGATCGGTGGCTCCGACCAGTGGGGCAACATCGTCGGCGGGGTGGACCTGATCCGCAGGGTCGCCTCCGCAAGCGCCCACGCGATGACGCTGCCCTTGGTCACCGACACCGAGGGCCGCAAGTTCGGCAAGTCCACCGGCGGCGGCAGTGTGTGGCTCGACCCGACCATGACCTCGCCGTACGCCTGGTACCAGTACTTCCTGAACACGTCCGATGCCCAGGTCGGGCAGTACCTGCGGCTCTTCACCTTCCTGTCCAGGGAGGAGATCGAGGAGCTGGAGCAGATCACGGCGGAGAAGCCAGCACTGCGACAGGGACAGCGGCGCCTCGCCGAGGAACTGACGACCCTGGTGCACGGGGCGGAGGAGACCCGACGGGTCACCGCAGCCAGCTCCGCGCTCTTCGGTCGCGGCGAGCTGCGCGACCTGGACGAGGGGACGCTTTCCGCTGCCATGGCCGAGCTCCCGGGCGCCGAGCGCAAGTTGGCCGACGATCTGACGATCGTCGAACTGCTGGTGGCCTCGGGGATCGTGGCGAGCAAGGGCGCTGCGCGTCGAACGGTGTCGGAGGGTGGTGCGTACGTGAACAACGTGCGGATCACCGATGAGCAGTGGATCCCCACGGGGGCCGATCTCTTGCCGGGTGGCTGGTTGGTCGTCCGTCGTGGCAAGCGTCACATGGCCGGGGTGCGCGCGATCTCCTGA